In one Heptranchias perlo isolate sHepPer1 chromosome 25, sHepPer1.hap1, whole genome shotgun sequence genomic region, the following are encoded:
- the tmem116 gene encoding transmembrane protein 116, with protein sequence MEHLPSAQGRSSWAWRNSTSTEDWTDFYMVLRWIQFSMVILSIVGSGSIIVYAALQQLVRHPEIRPLFYLSLSDLMLGVCWLIGVLLYGESFSAQSIACYNLQVMGQVLYISSFCYTLNYTWCLYSDLKSRIHTMVTNTSYLLTEGTGRLSRIIIILSSLIPFLLMVPVFCVGNGYTCYANYSNSCLLLHTGRLELGSSYSKVHKSTCHIVYLYSTIIFLITFFFTLLGLVILLIKTRILYKKLVTLTGFLGDQQWAKISVIERRVFLYPTTFLFCWGPAIILAMVKLLIPINVASLYVVLYVLQAFTAASQGLLNCIVYGWTQRMLQYMQQKARRDVDTQTPLLRSQKRSYCSMQTSDMENQLTISPAL encoded by the exons ATGGAACATCTACCATCGGCGCAAGGGAGAAGTTCCTGGGCTTGGAGAAACAGCACCAGCACAGAGGACTGGACCGAT TTCTATATGGTACTACGATGGATACAGTTTTCTATGGTGATTTTGAG TATTGTCGGGTCAGGCTCCATCATTGTGTATGCAGCATTGCAGCAGCTGGTACGACACCCAGAG ATACGCCCTCTGTTCTACCTGAGTTTGTCTGACCTGATGCTGGGGGTTTGCTGGCTGATTGGCGTGCTGCTCTACGGAGAGTCCTTCAGTGCTCAGAGCATTGCCTGCTATAATCTCCAGGTGATGGGACAG GTGCTGTATATCTCGTCGTTTTGCTACACCCTGAACTATACCTGGTGCCTGTACAGTGATCTGAAGTCAAGAATTCACACGATGGTGACCAACACATCTTACCTG TTGACAGAGGGCACTGGCAGACTGAGCAGGATCATAATAATCTTGTCCAG TTTGATTCCTTTCCTACTGATGGTGCCAGTATTTTGTGTTGGAAATGGATACACTTGTTACGCCAACTACAGCAACTC GTGCCTCCTCCTGCACACTGGACGGCTCGAACTGGGCAGCAGTTATAGTAAGGTCCATAAGTCCACATGTCACATTGTGTACCTGTACAGCACCATCATCTTCCTCATTACGTTCTTCTTTACTTTGCTCGGACTTGTG ATTCTTCTAATTAAAACCCGGATCCTCTATAAGAAActggtgactctgactgggtttctCGGAGATCAGCAGTGGGCAAAGATCAGCGTGATTGAACGGAGAGTCTTTCTGTATCCCACAACTTTTTTGTTCTGTTGGGGACCAG CGATCATTCTGGCCATGGTTAAGCTGCTGATCCCTATAAACGTGGCTTCTCTTTATGTCGTGCTCTACGTCTTACAG GCATTCACAGCTGCATCTCAGGGACTGCTGAACTGTATCGTGTATGGCTGGACACAGAGAATGCTCCAATATATGCAGCAAAAGGCCCGTCGTGATGTTGATACGCAGACCCCACTCCTGCGGTCTCAGAAGCGATCGTACTGCAGCATGCAAACTTCCGACATGGAGAATCAGCTGAccatttctcctgccctctga